Proteins encoded within one genomic window of Candidatus Syntrophocurvum alkaliphilum:
- a CDS encoding aminotransferase class III-fold pyridoxal phosphate-dependent enzyme has product MLDHKMDLLNPTIYELLKNFQLDKVYVKGEGSYLWDDDNNRYLDFIAQYGAVPFGYNPKFIWDAITEVRDKGLPSMVQPSLPPIALNLANRLMEITPGDLCYTTFTQSGAEAVEAAVKLARSSTKKPVIISTINSFHGKTLGALSATGREVYQTPFGAPVNGFIQIPFNDINALEDVLVKMGDKVAAFIVEPIQGEGGMLTATKGYLKAVQELCRKHNVLFILDEIQTGLGRTGTLFASDFEEVEPDILLLAKALGGGILPLGVCISSSQVWNDEFGSLHSSTFANNNVTSAAGLAVIEELTKDNQALINEISKKGDYLFNKVVNLKENYPEIIREVRGRGLMIGIEFNDFDDCGSYDMTYLTDKGGFTALLAGFLLNVYNIRIVPFLNNPMTLRLEPVLTISYEEIDYVLDALETVCKIIEKQDFAQLYKYLVGDYSKPNEIVNYRLKGNKIKSSQLMEGEKPSKKFAFIIHYPAPEDVVLNNPSFERFSRQQLYEFMKWQSNTTEPGIVCHMPAIKSLDGTVVEGWLIGVPFGGREIMELPNNEVVDVIAKAVDIGRDLGADIVGLGALTSVVTRGGRAVQGRGVAITSGNSYTTLIAMDALYAGAQKMKIELDNAQGAVLGATGSIGRACALMLSDQVINMSLLGNPKHPTSSKNRLSSLAQEIFERGKRRYQKQNYSGISLWLNNLVVILSNKNKQKADDLLIRINDNKEELELDYIKSLCKYVNIDFPIKMSVDIANELAKSDMIVAASNSPDYLVYPEHLKSGAVVCDVARPADVSPRVYEERNDVLILEGGLVSYPDKIAFGPNLGYREGVSLACLSETVLLALEGDKKDYSIGMKLSLETVDYLRFLAQKHGFGLAGLRMGNEEIDDKKIEKIYQNSLNLDQVDNL; this is encoded by the coding sequence ATGTTAGATCACAAAATGGATCTACTTAACCCTACGATATATGAGCTTTTGAAGAATTTTCAATTAGATAAGGTGTATGTAAAAGGTGAGGGAAGTTACCTTTGGGATGATGATAATAATAGGTATTTAGACTTCATAGCACAATATGGTGCTGTGCCTTTTGGCTATAATCCAAAGTTTATCTGGGATGCAATTACTGAAGTTCGTGATAAAGGCTTGCCAAGTATGGTGCAACCATCACTACCTCCTATTGCTTTAAATCTTGCTAATAGGTTGATGGAGATTACACCTGGTGATTTATGTTATACAACTTTTACTCAAAGTGGTGCAGAAGCAGTAGAAGCAGCAGTTAAATTAGCTCGTTCATCAACCAAAAAACCTGTAATAATATCAACAATTAATAGCTTTCATGGTAAAACATTAGGAGCACTTTCAGCTACTGGTAGAGAGGTTTACCAAACTCCTTTTGGTGCACCAGTTAATGGCTTTATACAAATTCCATTCAATGATATAAATGCTTTAGAAGATGTACTTGTTAAGATGGGAGACAAAGTAGCAGCTTTCATAGTGGAACCAATACAGGGTGAAGGTGGAATGCTTACAGCTACTAAAGGTTACTTAAAAGCTGTTCAAGAGTTATGCAGAAAGCATAATGTCCTTTTTATTCTGGATGAAATTCAAACAGGGTTAGGAAGAACAGGTACCCTATTTGCTAGTGATTTTGAAGAAGTAGAACCCGATATATTACTTTTAGCAAAAGCCTTAGGTGGTGGAATATTACCTTTAGGTGTATGTATAAGTTCATCACAAGTATGGAATGATGAATTTGGTTCTCTTCATAGTTCTACATTTGCAAATAATAATGTTACATCTGCAGCTGGACTTGCAGTAATTGAGGAGCTTACTAAGGATAATCAAGCTTTAATTAATGAAATAAGCAAAAAAGGTGACTATTTATTTAACAAAGTTGTTAATTTGAAAGAGAATTATCCTGAAATAATAAGAGAAGTACGTGGTCGTGGGTTAATGATAGGTATTGAATTTAATGATTTTGATGATTGTGGTTCTTATGACATGACCTACTTAACCGATAAAGGTGGCTTTACAGCATTATTGGCTGGCTTTTTACTAAATGTTTATAACATTAGAATAGTACCGTTTCTAAACAATCCTATGACATTAAGATTAGAGCCAGTTTTAACAATAAGCTATGAAGAGATTGATTATGTACTTGATGCACTAGAAACGGTTTGTAAAATTATAGAAAAACAAGATTTTGCTCAATTATACAAATACTTGGTTGGTGACTATTCAAAGCCAAATGAAATAGTAAACTATCGCCTAAAAGGAAATAAAATAAAATCATCACAACTTATGGAAGGGGAAAAGCCATCCAAAAAATTTGCATTTATTATTCATTACCCTGCTCCAGAAGATGTTGTCCTAAATAATCCTTCTTTTGAAAGGTTTTCACGTCAACAACTATATGAATTTATGAAGTGGCAAAGTAATACTACTGAACCTGGTATAGTATGTCATATGCCAGCAATTAAATCATTAGATGGTACAGTAGTAGAAGGGTGGTTAATAGGTGTTCCGTTTGGTGGAAGAGAGATTATGGAACTTCCTAACAATGAAGTTGTTGATGTAATTGCTAAAGCAGTTGATATTGGCAGGGATTTAGGTGCTGATATAGTTGGCCTAGGTGCTCTAACATCTGTTGTTACTCGTGGTGGAAGAGCTGTACAAGGTAGAGGTGTAGCGATAACTAGCGGAAACAGTTATACTACACTTATAGCTATGGATGCACTTTATGCAGGGGCTCAAAAAATGAAAATAGAATTAGACAATGCCCAAGGTGCAGTTTTAGGGGCTACAGGATCAATTGGTAGAGCATGTGCATTAATGTTGTCAGATCAAGTTATTAACATGTCACTTTTAGGTAACCCAAAGCATCCCACAAGTAGCAAAAATAGGCTATCTTCACTCGCTCAAGAAATTTTTGAACGAGGAAAGCGTAGGTATCAAAAACAAAATTATAGTGGTATAAGTCTATGGCTAAATAATCTTGTGGTGATTTTAAGTAATAAAAATAAACAAAAAGCAGATGATTTATTAATAAGAATTAATGATAATAAAGAAGAATTAGAATTAGATTACATTAAATCTTTATGTAAATATGTTAATATTGACTTTCCGATTAAAATGAGTGTTGATATAGCTAACGAACTAGCTAAGTCTGATATGATAGTAGCCGCAAGTAATTCACCTGACTATTTGGTTTATCCTGAGCATCTCAAATCGGGAGCGGTAGTATGTGATGTAGCTCGTCCGGCAGATGTTTCACCAAGGGTTTACGAAGAAAGAAATGATGTACTAATTTTAGAGGGAGGGCTTGTAAGCTACCCAGACAAAATAGCATTTGGTCCTAATTTGGGTTATAGGGAAGGGGTTAGTTTAGCTTGCTTATCGGAAACAGTTTTATTAGCATTAGAAGGTGATAAAAAAGATTATAGTATTGGAATGAAGCTTTCTCTTGAAACAGTTGATTATCTTCGATTTTTAGCTCAAAAACATGGTTTTGGACTAGCTGGTTTAAGGATGGGGAATGAAGAAATAGATGATAAAAAAATAGAAAAAATTTACCAAAACTCATTAAATCTCGATCAAGTAGATAATCTTTAA
- a CDS encoding DUF1285 domain-containing protein has protein sequence MDIKEIVIKSNGKWYFGESEMFRREILKLLASNITKNDDGTYSIVLGEETNPITVEDVPFYATGITEENDKIKLRFHDLQEIILDKEMKLTLKGDVPYIDFKWEADTRLSRGVYWKLSDYFDFRGDEIYIVPPGVESSN, from the coding sequence ATGGATATTAAAGAAATTGTGATAAAAAGTAATGGCAAATGGTATTTTGGTGAATCAGAAATGTTTAGAAGAGAAATATTAAAGCTTTTAGCATCTAATATAACTAAAAACGATGATGGGACTTATAGTATTGTGCTAGGAGAAGAGACTAATCCTATAACAGTAGAAGATGTACCCTTTTATGCTACAGGAATTACTGAAGAGAATGACAAAATCAAATTAAGGTTTCATGACTTGCAAGAAATTATTTTAGATAAAGAAATGAAACTTACTTTAAAAGGGGATGTGCCGTATATAGACTTTAAATGGGAGGCAGATACAAGATTAAGCAGAGGAGTATACTGGAAGCTAAGTGACTATTTCGATTTTAGAGGAGATGAAATCTACATAGTACCTCCTGGAGTTGAAAGTTCTAATTAG
- a CDS encoding radical SAM protein: MRYEGTVYRPPSEANSLLIQATIGCPHNKCTFCPLYKGTQFKLRSVEDIKEDLATAKNYYGDFIDSIFLPDGNTIIMKTDQLVEIFEYAHSLFPNLKRITVYGSARYVNKKKDADIKRLKQAGLTRLHMGMESGDDIVLERIQKGTTAKELIEAGIKLRQADIDVSEYYLVGIGGLERTKEHAINSAKVLNAIKPDFIRLRTFVPALGTPLYDDYKVGKFELLSPHTALREIRLLVENLTCENATVLSDHVSNYWNVKGIIPQDKEAMLNHIDKAFDIDESRFRQIDASRL, translated from the coding sequence ATGCGTTATGAAGGCACAGTTTATCGCCCACCTAGTGAAGCAAATAGTTTGTTGATTCAAGCAACAATTGGATGCCCACACAACAAATGTACTTTTTGTCCACTATATAAAGGCACCCAATTTAAATTAAGATCTGTAGAAGATATTAAAGAAGATCTTGCTACTGCAAAAAATTACTATGGTGATTTTATAGATTCAATATTCTTACCTGACGGAAACACAATAATAATGAAAACCGATCAGCTTGTAGAAATATTTGAATATGCACATTCTCTTTTTCCTAACCTTAAGAGAATTACCGTTTATGGTTCAGCAAGATATGTAAACAAAAAGAAAGATGCTGATATAAAACGTTTAAAACAAGCAGGGCTTACTCGCCTCCATATGGGTATGGAAAGCGGAGATGATATAGTTCTGGAAAGAATACAAAAAGGAACTACCGCAAAGGAACTAATCGAGGCAGGTATTAAGTTAAGGCAAGCTGATATAGATGTTAGTGAATACTATTTAGTTGGAATTGGTGGCTTAGAGAGAACAAAAGAACATGCTATTAATAGTGCTAAAGTATTAAATGCTATAAAACCTGATTTCATTAGGCTGAGAACTTTTGTTCCCGCACTAGGAACACCTCTATATGATGATTACAAAGTTGGTAAATTCGAGTTGTTAAGCCCCCATACAGCATTACGTGAAATTAGACTTTTAGTTGAAAACCTAACCTGTGAAAATGCCACAGTACTAAGTGACCATGTTTCAAACTATTGGAATGTAAAAGGAATTATACCTCAAGATAAAGAAGCAATGCTTAATCATATAGATAAGGCCTTTGATATCGATGAATCAAGATTTAGACAGATAGATGCATCTAGATTATAA
- a CDS encoding LytR/AlgR family response regulator transcription factor, producing the protein MSVKVIIVDNDQKERIVLRYVLEQIKDVEITDEAITGLEALLLCQKKKVDLVLLDIAMPEMDGLETAKNLNALKDPPLFVFVTVNRDYAVDAYEIGAIDYIIKPIDQVRMEKTVDRVKSKIAHKDVVDEVVRKKLKEKIDFMLERYKNHEIYSNKLPIREKGKISLLSQDSIVYCESQSKKVYIYCSDGEGFLSNFTLSELEQRLDNSYFFRAHQAFLVNLNYVKEIINFGEGSYLLNLGMSNKTIILSRSRAKILRKKLGIQ; encoded by the coding sequence ATGTCGGTGAAAGTTATAATTGTTGATAACGACCAAAAAGAAAGAATTGTGCTTCGTTATGTGTTAGAGCAAATAAAGGATGTTGAAATTACTGATGAAGCAATAACTGGTTTAGAAGCATTATTGTTATGTCAGAAAAAAAAGGTTGATTTAGTACTTCTTGATATAGCTATGCCAGAAATGGATGGTCTAGAAACAGCTAAGAACTTGAATGCTTTAAAAGACCCACCTTTATTTGTATTTGTTACCGTTAACCGAGATTATGCAGTTGATGCATATGAAATTGGTGCTATTGATTACATAATTAAGCCTATTGACCAGGTAAGAATGGAAAAGACTGTTGATCGAGTAAAAAGTAAAATAGCACACAAAGATGTTGTTGATGAAGTGGTACGAAAAAAACTTAAAGAGAAAATTGATTTTATGCTAGAGCGTTATAAAAATCATGAAATCTATTCAAACAAATTGCCAATAAGGGAAAAGGGTAAAATTAGTTTACTAAGCCAAGATTCAATAGTATATTGTGAAAGTCAAAGCAAAAAAGTATATATATATTGCTCAGATGGTGAGGGATTTCTAAGTAACTTTACATTAAGTGAATTAGAACAAAGGTTAGATAACAGTTACTTTTTTCGTGCTCATCAAGCATTTTTAGTTAACTTAAATTATGTTAAAGAAATAATTAACTTTGGAGAGGGATCATATTTGCTAAACTTAGGAATGTCCAATAAAACAATTATTTTAAGTCGATCTAGGGCTAAGATATTACGCAAGAAATTAGGTATACAATAA
- a CDS encoding ATP-binding protein, producing MIPFYKLERYEGNQNLFDLVMMSIASTSVGEPLHFHAEGLRGTGKTTIMRAARDILPNITRIKNCVFNCNPLDPHCPHHKNLSEAEIKEIGTEEIPMPFLEISHSAKVGTISGSIDLVKLTDNDTPEARLLPGLIPQAHRGILFVDEINRLADTSPEITDILLDVMGNKPGHIQIEESGLPVVDIPVSVSVWAASNPDEEPGALEEIRRQLSDRFDMVCYMERPKSVDVLAHMLKENSYANKIRKNRDIKQEDYQKNDEFRNNIVEWSRRYEETELPDFLRNYIARLYLKHNLESIRAIEAMQQGAILYSIIKGHDKALISDVTQMIPLVLKHRVDGDTLLKVVNDIESRGTKEGRLDFMKARKNKKEPEQDENYFQSGRSMRDIPRNDLINTEKTLTTGEN from the coding sequence ATGATACCTTTCTACAAATTAGAGCGTTATGAAGGTAATCAAAATTTATTTGATTTAGTTATGATGTCTATAGCCTCTACAAGTGTTGGGGAACCCTTGCATTTCCATGCTGAAGGACTTAGAGGAACAGGAAAAACAACTATCATGAGAGCTGCTAGAGATATCCTACCAAATATTACACGGATTAAGAATTGTGTATTTAATTGCAATCCACTTGACCCACATTGTCCACATCATAAGAATTTAAGTGAAGCAGAAATTAAAGAGATAGGTACAGAAGAAATACCTATGCCATTTTTAGAGATTTCTCATTCAGCAAAAGTTGGTACTATTTCTGGTAGTATTGATTTAGTAAAGTTAACAGATAATGACACGCCTGAAGCTCGCCTACTTCCAGGTTTAATTCCACAAGCACATAGAGGAATATTATTTGTAGATGAAATAAATCGTCTTGCAGATACCTCACCAGAAATTACAGATATTTTACTTGATGTTATGGGAAACAAACCAGGTCATATACAAATCGAGGAATCAGGTCTTCCGGTAGTAGATATTCCTGTTAGTGTATCGGTTTGGGCGGCTTCAAACCCTGATGAAGAACCAGGGGCACTAGAAGAAATAAGGCGACAATTATCAGATAGGTTTGATATGGTTTGTTATATGGAACGACCTAAGTCGGTTGATGTTTTAGCACATATGTTAAAGGAAAATTCCTATGCCAATAAGATTAGGAAAAATAGAGATATCAAACAAGAAGATTATCAAAAAAATGATGAGTTTCGTAATAACATTGTAGAATGGTCAAGGCGTTATGAGGAAACTGAATTACCTGATTTTTTAAGAAATTATATAGCTAGATTGTATCTTAAACATAATTTAGAAAGCATTCGAGCGATTGAGGCTATGCAACAAGGAGCTATTTTATACAGCATAATTAAAGGTCATGATAAAGCTTTAATTAGTGATGTTACGCAAATGATACCATTAGTTTTGAAGCATAGAGTTGATGGAGATACTTTACTTAAAGTTGTAAATGATATTGAGTCTAGAGGAACTAAAGAAGGAAGATTAGACTTTATGAAAGCACGAAAGAATAAAAAAGAACCTGAACAAGATGAAAACTACTTTCAATCAGGTCGGTCAATGAGAGATATTCCTCGTAACGATCTTATTAATACTGAGAAAACTTTAACCACAGGTGAAAACTAG
- a CDS encoding vWA domain-containing protein codes for MTSKTNIDIAVAVGNYLNLYFGQNQGVRLGESAVVSCKAHAKMPEKKLKGQIKVLANRDAGKTYLDYVDADQVVHIDLFHQPGYLDPVNIAKAIFNNLDSYILEKDPQLKFAEDEKFKILINYANQIYIANKHGAGTLYELYQNNVKPLTDEEEGHDHIHILARLKKEEYYIVYLIATAVEEIILTSNINLAKVRNILHGNEKQQEESFAGYIKLPWKNFRGKDAAALPDKENVNQLVMKLAEKFGGVDEIEEFMECYSTNIFKRKGMEQQKKKWGDVEHYVEQLKELDLIKDTPFGRVVTNKGLKLKNYVINNKCELETEIRRNIRKAPSGGSSRFQKLGKKDSQVSKVEFTNRNKTINNPETFRGDLAVPETVIQAKKNAFLRGENCLTIQRQDLHHYKKKSYVPIDVCLLIDASGSMAGDKRQAACYLAEHLLLTGKEKVAVVTFQERESRIVVPFTRNHKLLSQGLSTIWPAGLTPLADGIMTAVKHIENSKVRNPLLVLITDGIPNAPLWTVDAKTDALIAAGHIAENNTRFICIGVESNKFYMEKLSDKADGALYLVDDLNKDNLINIVRHEKKAMFNAM; via the coding sequence ATGACTAGTAAAACAAATATTGATATAGCGGTAGCTGTGGGAAACTACTTGAATCTGTATTTTGGCCAGAATCAAGGGGTTAGATTAGGAGAAAGTGCGGTTGTAAGTTGTAAAGCTCATGCAAAAATGCCGGAAAAAAAGTTAAAAGGGCAGATTAAAGTTTTAGCTAATCGAGATGCTGGGAAAACATACTTAGATTATGTTGATGCTGATCAAGTTGTTCATATTGATTTATTTCACCAACCAGGATATTTAGATCCAGTTAATATTGCAAAAGCTATTTTTAATAATCTAGATTCTTATATCTTAGAGAAAGATCCCCAGCTCAAATTTGCCGAAGACGAAAAGTTTAAAATATTAATTAATTATGCAAATCAAATTTATATTGCTAATAAACATGGTGCTGGAACACTATATGAATTGTATCAAAATAACGTAAAACCTTTAACTGATGAAGAAGAAGGACATGACCATATTCATATATTAGCTCGCTTAAAAAAAGAGGAATATTACATTGTTTACTTGATAGCTACAGCGGTTGAAGAAATTATATTAACATCTAATATTAACTTAGCAAAGGTCAGGAATATACTTCATGGAAATGAAAAGCAACAGGAAGAGAGTTTTGCAGGATATATAAAATTGCCATGGAAAAACTTTAGAGGCAAAGATGCGGCAGCTTTACCGGACAAAGAAAATGTTAATCAGCTTGTGATGAAATTAGCTGAAAAATTCGGTGGAGTAGACGAAATTGAAGAATTTATGGAGTGTTATTCAACAAACATTTTTAAGCGCAAAGGAATGGAGCAACAAAAGAAAAAATGGGGCGATGTTGAGCATTATGTAGAGCAATTAAAAGAGTTAGATTTAATAAAAGATACACCTTTTGGTCGAGTTGTTACTAATAAAGGTTTGAAATTGAAAAATTATGTAATTAACAATAAATGTGAATTAGAAACAGAAATACGTAGAAATATCCGTAAGGCTCCTAGTGGCGGAAGTAGCAGGTTTCAAAAGCTTGGAAAGAAAGACTCTCAAGTATCTAAAGTAGAATTTACTAATCGTAATAAGACTATAAATAATCCTGAGACTTTCAGGGGGGATTTGGCAGTACCTGAAACAGTAATTCAGGCAAAAAAGAATGCGTTTTTAAGAGGTGAAAATTGTTTAACTATACAAAGGCAAGATTTACACCACTATAAAAAGAAGAGTTATGTTCCTATAGATGTTTGCTTACTAATTGATGCTAGTGGAAGTATGGCGGGTGATAAACGACAAGCTGCGTGCTACTTAGCAGAACATCTACTATTAACTGGAAAAGAAAAAGTTGCAGTTGTTACCTTTCAAGAGCGAGAAAGTAGAATAGTTGTTCCATTTACAAGAAATCATAAATTGTTAAGTCAAGGTCTATCTACTATTTGGCCAGCTGGCCTTACTCCTCTTGCTGATGGAATAATGACTGCTGTTAAACACATTGAAAATAGTAAAGTTAGAAACCCATTACTAGTATTAATTACAGATGGAATACCAAATGCTCCATTATGGACTGTTGATGCGAAAACAGATGCATTAATAGCAGCAGGCCATATTGCTGAAAATAATACTAGGTTTATTTGTATAGGAGTTGAATCTAACAAATTTTATATGGAAAAATTATCTGATAAAGCTGATGGTGCTCTATACCTAGTTGATGATTTAAATAAAGATAACTTAATAAATATAGTTAGGCATGAAAAGAAAGCCATGTTTAATGCTATGTAA
- a CDS encoding GerMN domain-containing protein has product MAKKIIVIFTLIVLTICILIGGCSNPVEEELKTWKELVNILPKEKEKENEKENENESNNIPTDFVIEESIDVTLYFATSDKSDLKSEKRTITKVEGLGRKTMEELIEGPQSPEYVSVFPSGTSLLDINVKEDGLCIIDLSSEARFVNNANEEMLMISAIANTLCQFSTIDEVAFMIEGESVSAIGGFVDLSEPVSAE; this is encoded by the coding sequence ATGGCAAAAAAAATTATAGTGATTTTTACTTTAATTGTATTAACAATATGCATATTAATTGGTGGTTGTTCAAATCCAGTTGAAGAGGAACTCAAAACTTGGAAAGAGCTTGTAAACATATTGCCTAAAGAAAAAGAAAAAGAAAATGAAAAAGAAAATGAAAATGAATCAAATAATATACCAACAGATTTTGTGATTGAAGAAAGTATTGATGTTACACTTTATTTTGCAACTAGTGATAAAAGTGATTTGAAGTCTGAAAAAAGAACAATTACTAAGGTTGAGGGGCTTGGCAGGAAAACCATGGAAGAGCTAATTGAAGGTCCACAATCCCCTGAGTATGTTTCGGTATTTCCTAGTGGTACTTCTCTTTTAGACATTAATGTTAAAGAAGATGGATTGTGCATTATTGATTTAAGTTCTGAGGCTCGATTTGTAAATAATGCCAATGAAGAGATGCTAATGATATCTGCTATTGCTAATACATTATGTCAATTTTCTACTATTGATGAAGTAGCTTTTATGATTGAAGGTGAATCAGTGAGTGCAATAGGTGGTTTTGTTGATTTATCAGAACCTGTTTCTGCAGAGTAA
- the murI gene encoding glutamate racemase, whose amino-acid sequence MKNTRPIGIFDSGVGGLTVVKALIEKLPNENFVYFGDTANVPYGNKTKEQLMMYAENIINFFITKEVKAIIVACGTHSSVTLPELKQEYDIPILGVVKPGSKAAVKTTKNNRIGILATQATVNSKAYTHNIKEINSHSNVLEIACKSFVPLVEKGKLRDNETYEAVKKYLDPLVNKNIDTIVLGCTHYPFLEPAIKDYINDNIKLVDPADETINELIELFTAKDLLNKHNDPLAEFYVSGNDESFYNVGKLLMGDIIKDVKKIDFQEE is encoded by the coding sequence TTGAAAAATACCAGACCGATTGGTATATTTGACTCTGGTGTAGGTGGTTTAACTGTTGTTAAGGCTTTAATTGAAAAGTTGCCTAATGAAAATTTTGTATATTTTGGTGATACAGCAAATGTTCCTTATGGTAATAAGACTAAGGAACAATTAATGATGTATGCTGAAAACATTATAAACTTTTTTATAACAAAAGAGGTTAAAGCTATTATTGTTGCTTGTGGTACCCATTCCTCTGTTACCTTACCAGAATTAAAACAAGAATACGATATACCAATCCTAGGTGTTGTCAAGCCTGGTTCAAAAGCCGCGGTTAAAACAACAAAGAATAATCGAATAGGTATATTAGCAACTCAGGCAACTGTAAATAGTAAAGCTTATACTCATAATATTAAAGAAATTAATAGCCACTCTAATGTGCTAGAAATAGCATGTAAATCCTTTGTACCATTAGTGGAAAAAGGAAAATTAAGAGATAATGAAACTTATGAAGCTGTAAAAAAATACTTAGATCCATTAGTTAATAAAAATATTGATACTATAGTATTAGGTTGTACCCATTATCCGTTTTTAGAACCGGCAATTAAGGATTATATAAATGATAATATAAAATTAGTTGATCCAGCCGATGAAACTATTAATGAGCTTATTGAACTTTTTACTGCAAAAGACTTACTTAATAAACACAATGATCCTTTAGCTGAATTTTATGTTAGTGGGAATGATGAATCATTTTACAATGTTGGTAAGCTACTTATGGGTGATATTATTAAAGATGTCAAAAAAATAGATTTTCAAGAGGAATAG
- a CDS encoding 2-hydroxyacyl-CoA dehydratase family protein, giving the protein MSKIGFTTTVPVEIILAAGKIPVDLNNIFIGHDNPQSLVDVAEEVGYPRNTCGWIKGLYAVSIQDDLEAIVAVMQGDCSNTQALMETLQLKNIKLVPFAFPFDRNKNLLKIQMQTLIDFFNVDLSYVERIREELIPVRKLLHKLDEMTWKDNKVSGFENHYYLVSSSDFNGDVKKYNEDLNDFLETAKNRDPFKEKIRLAFMGVPPIITDLYQVLESLGARVVFNEVQRQFSMPFTASDIYDQYIQYTYPYGAFARLEDILPELEKRKIDGVIHYTQTFCFRQIEDIIYRENIKVPFITIEGDKPGKMDGRTRMRLEAFINMLK; this is encoded by the coding sequence ATGAGCAAAATAGGATTTACCACTACTGTACCTGTCGAAATTATTTTAGCTGCAGGTAAAATTCCAGTAGATTTAAATAATATATTTATAGGGCATGATAACCCACAGTCATTAGTAGATGTTGCTGAAGAGGTAGGCTATCCACGCAATACATGTGGATGGATAAAAGGTTTATACGCAGTTTCTATTCAGGATGATTTAGAAGCGATAGTTGCAGTTATGCAAGGAGACTGTAGCAATACTCAAGCATTAATGGAAACATTACAATTAAAAAACATTAAATTAGTCCCATTTGCATTTCCTTTTGACCGTAATAAAAATTTACTTAAAATTCAAATGCAAACATTAATCGATTTTTTTAATGTAGATTTATCTTATGTAGAAAGAATAAGAGAAGAGCTAATTCCTGTTAGAAAATTACTACATAAATTAGACGAAATGACTTGGAAAGATAACAAAGTTAGTGGATTTGAAAACCACTATTATTTAGTTTCTTCTAGTGACTTTAATGGTGATGTTAAAAAATATAATGAAGATTTAAACGATTTTTTAGAAACAGCTAAAAACCGTGACCCTTTTAAAGAAAAAATAAGGCTTGCATTTATGGGAGTCCCACCTATAATAACTGATTTATATCAAGTTTTAGAGTCTTTAGGTGCTAGAGTTGTTTTTAATGAAGTACAAAGACAATTTTCTATGCCTTTTACGGCTTCTGATATTTATGACCAGTATATTCAGTACACATATCCATATGGTGCTTTTGCTAGACTTGAAGATATATTACCTGAACTTGAAAAACGAAAAATAGATGGAGTTATTCATTATACCCAAACGTTTTGTTTTAGACAGATTGAAGATATTATATATAGGGAGAATATTAAGGTGCCATTTATTACAATAGAA